The nucleotide window CCACTTCTTGATAACCACGTGCCTGGCGTTGCGATCTGAAAAGTTATCCCAGGAGCCCGCAACGCGTACAAGCTTTGTCCGCATGGCTATCCGTTTTGCATCGGTATGAGCCGACAGGTGATTTTCCTGTTGTCCACAGTAAATGCCAGGACTTGTTAACTGCTACTACTTATAAATATAAATACTGAAAAGACTATGGGAAACACGTGACGCTCGCTGCGCTCGCGTGCTGCGCATTCGCGCAAAGTCATTGCGCGCTGTGTCATGCCAGCAAGAAATGAAAAAGGGCGTGCCCGCGAGGAAGCACGCCCTTGCTGAATGCATCGCGTGACGCCTACCGTGGGCGCTAGCCGCCCGTCATCATCCGCTCGATAGTCGGTTCGAGATCGAGCAAACCGACGGTCGCGGGCTTGGCCTCTACGACGCCGAAGCATTCCGCGCGGCGCGGCGCCGGATCGACGAGGAAATTGCGCGCGTAATGCCCACAACGCTCCGGTGGCAAAAGCCGCTCGGGCGGGATCACCTCGAACGCCGTCCCTACTGCGATGAAGACATCGTCAGGCGTCATGTTGCGCTGAATGCGCCAGAGCGTCTCGTACTCGGGCGCCGCCTCGTTGAAGAACACCACACCGGGCTTCACGCCCTCCACCTGACCGCACGACGGACAGGCGGCTTGTGGATCGAGTGCCCGGCCGGAGGCCGGGAAGCGATAGTCGCAGTCGGTGCACAGAAGCGAAATCATGTCGCCGTGCAGATGCGTGACCTGGCGCGCACCGGCCTGCTCGAGCATGTCGTCGATGTTCTGCGTGACGAGATGCACGCGCTCGGTGCCCCAGACGTCCTGCCACTTCACGAGCAGCTGGTGGGCGGCGTTCGGGCGCGCGTCGCCGCATTCGGAGATGCGCTGATTGTAGAAGCGGAAAACCGCGGGCCGGTTGCGGCGCCACGTGAGGTAGTTGCAGACCTCGTCGATGCTCGCGTTGGACCAGATGCCGTCGCCGGTGCGGAACGTTGAAATGCCGCTCTCCGCGGAGAGGCCCGCGCCGGAAAACACGAACAGGCGGGGTAGTCTGCCGGAGTGCCCCGGTTGCCGGGATTGCGCCACGTTTGCCACTTTCGCCTCCTTGATCGAACGGCGACATTATGACCTTACAGCGGTGTTTCGGCTGAGGATCGCAATGGCGATCCGCCCACGGTCCCAACGAGCGCGTTGCGCGGCCTCAGGGGCGTCGCAGCGCGTCAGATCATCCCCGCGCACGCAGCAGACCACGGCAGCCGCCTGAGCGGCCTCTCAACGGCTCCTGCGGCGATCGACAAAACAAAAAGGGGATGCCGTAATGGCATCCCCTTTTTCAACAGGCACGATCAGTGCGCGAAAAATCTCACTCCACCGTCACCGACTTCGCGAGATTGCGCGGCTTGTCCACATCGGTGCCGCGCACGCACGCCGTGTGATATGCGAGCAGTTGCAGCGGCACGACGTGCAGGATCGGCGAAAGCAGCCCGTAGTGCTCCGGCATGCGAATCACGTGGATGCCGTCTTCGCTCGTGATGTGCGTATCGGCATCGGCGAACACGTAAAGCTGGCCGCCGCGCGCGCGCACTTCCTGCATGTTCGACTTGAGCTTTTCGAGCAGCGCGTCGTTGGGCGCCACCGTCACCACGGGCATCGCCTCGGTCACGAGCGCGAGCGGTCCGTGCTTGAGTTCGCCGGCCGGATACGCCTCGGCGTGGATGTACGAGATTTCCTTGAGCTTGAGCGCGCCTTCGAGCGCGATCGGGTAATGCAGCCCGCGCCCGAGGAAAAGCGCGTTTTCCTTGCGCGCGAACTCTTCCGCCCACGCGATGATCTGCGGCTCCAGCGCGAGCACGCCGTTGAGCGCGGCCGGCAGGTGACGCAGCAGTTTCAGATACGCCGCTTCCTGCTCCACATTCACGTGACCGCGCAGCTTGCCGAGCGTGACCGCGAGAATGAAGAGGCCAACGAGCTGCGTGGTGAACGCCTTCGTCGACGCCACGCCAATCTCGCGCCCCGCGTGCGTGAGGAACTTGAGTTCGGTGAGGCGCACCATCGCGCTCGTCGCCACGTTGCACACCGCAAGCGTGTGCGCCATGCCGAGCGACTGCGCGTGCTTGAGCGCGGCGAGCGTGTCGGCGGTTTCGCCCGACTGCGAGATCGTCACGACGAGCGCGCGCGGATTGGGCACCGACTCGCGATAGCGGTATTCGCTCGCGATCTCGACATCGGTGCGGATCTTCGCCACCGACTCGAGCCAGTACTTCGCCGTGAGGCCCGCGTAATAGCTCGTGCCGCACGCGAGGATCAGGATGCTGTCGATACCCTTGAACACCTCGGGCGCGTTGTCGCCGAATAGCTCGGGCGTGAACGTGTCGGTGGCGGGAATCGTGTCGGAGATCGCGCGCGGCTGTTCGAAGATTTCCTTCTGCATGTAGTGGCGGTACGGGCCGAGATCGACCGCGCCGCCGTATGCGCCATAGGCCTGCACGTCGCGCACTTCGCGCGTCACGATGCTGCCCGCGCGATCGGCAATGCGCACACCCTCAAGCGTGATCTCGCACACATCACCTTCTTCCAGATAACTGATGTGCTCCGCGCTGCCCGCAATGGCAAGGCCGTCCGACGCGATGAAGTTTTCATCCTTGCCATAGCCGACCACGAGCGGCGAACCGGCGCGCGCGCCGACCACCGTATGCGGCTGGCTCTTGTGCACCACGCCGATCGCATACGCGCCCGCGAGCTGCTGCACGGCCGCACGCACGGCGGTGAACAGGTCGCCTTGATAGAGGCTGTGGATCAAGTGGGCGATGACCTCGGTATCGGTCTGCGAAACGAACTCGTAGCCCTTTGCGCGCAGCATCTCGCGCAGCGACTCGTAGTTCTCGATGATGCCGTTGTGCACGATCGCGAGTGTGTCGCGCGAGAAGATCGGGTGCGCGTTGTTCACCGTGGGCGCGCCGTGCGTAGCCCACCGCGTATGCGCGATGCCGGTCACGCCTTCGAAGTGAGCCTCGCGGACCTGCTCGTCGAGTTCGGCCACGCGAGCGACGCTGCGCACGCGCTGCGGGCCGTCGGCCGTCACGACGGCCACGCCGCACGAGTCGTAGCCGCGATATTCGAGGCGCCGCAGTCCTTCGATCAGGACGGGAACGATGTTACGTTGCGCAACCGCGCCGACGATGCCGCACATGGATTCGATCCTTTGCAATGAGAGGCGTGGGCGCCGCGCGGCGTTTCAAGGTTCACGCGAGCGGCGCCGGGTTTCAACCGTTCAGTTCTTTTTCTTGACCGGGCGAACGTAGCCGGTTTTCGCGATCTGCGTTTTCTCGTTGAGTACGAGCGTGGCTTCGGGCACGTCCTTCCACACCGTCGTGCCCGCTGCGATGGTCACGCCGCGACCCACGCGCACGGGAGCGACGAGCTGGGTATCCGAACCCACGAACACGTTGTCCTCGATGATCGTGCGGTGCTTGTTCGCGCCGTCGTAATTGCAGGTAATGGTGCCCGCGCCGATGTTCACGCCCGCGCCCACGTCGGCGTCGCCTACGTAGCTCAGGTGATTCGCCTTCGAGCCAAGTCCGATGTTCGCGTTCTTCACTTCGACGAAGTTGCCTACGTGCACGTCGTCGGCGAGCTTCGCGCCGGGGCGCAGCCGCGCATAGGGACCTAGCACCGCGTTCGCGCCAACCACCGCGTTTTCGATGTGCGTGTAAGCGTCCACGCGCGTGCCCGCGCCGATCGACGCGCTGCGGATCACGCAGTTCGGGCCCACGCTCACGTTGTCCGCCAGCGTCACCTCGCCTTCGAACACGCAGTTCACGTCGATGAACACGTCGCGCCCACACGTGAGCGAGCCGCGCACGTCGATGCGCGCCGGGTCCGCGAGCGTGACACCCGCCACGAGTAGCGCCTCGGCCACCGTGCGCTGATGCACGCGTTCGAGTTCGGCAAGCTGCTGCTTGCTGTTCACGCCGAGCGTTTCCCATTCGTCGTCGGGCTGCGCGGTCACGGCCGGATGACCGGCGGCGATCGCGGCTTCCACGACATCGGTGAGGTAATACTCGCCCTGCGCGTTGTCGTTCCTGAGCGCCGAAAGCCAGCCCGCGAGCGGCGCGGTAGGCGTCACGATGATGCCGGTGTTGATCTCGGCGATCTTGCGCTGGGCTTCGTTCGCGTCCTTCTGCTCGACGATGCGCTCGACCTTGCCCGCCGCGTCGCGCACGATGCGGCCGTAACCGGTCGGGTCGTCGAGCGTGACGGTGAGGATGCCGTAACCGTTATCGCCGGCGGTGTCGACAAGACGCCTGAGCGTGGACGTACGCGTGAGCGGCACGTCGCCGTAGAGCACGAGCGTGGGCACGTTCGCGTCGAGCAGCGGCAGCGCTTGCGCGAGCGCGTGGCCCGTGCCGAGTTGCTGCGCCTGTAGCGCGAACTGGACGTCGGGCGCGCCAACGGCTTCGCGCACGGCTTCGCCGCCATGGCCAACCACGACGACGAGCCGCGTGGGCGAAAGCGTGCGGGCAGTATCGATGACGTGCGAGAGGAGCGGCTTGCCGGCGAGCGGATGGAGCACTTTCGGCAGCGCGGAGTGCATGCGTTTGCCCATGCCTGCCGCGAGAATCACGATGTTCATTGCATCGGTGACTGGATGAGGAATGAAGCGGCTGATTTTAGCATGCGGGATATCCCCGACCCGCCAGCCAGGCGGGCTGTCGTGCCCCGATAAACACTGTTTTACAACTGCTTTTCAGGACATCGGCTCGAAATGAAAAACGCTCCGATACGGGGTCGGAGCGTTTGAGGCAAACCCAGTGCCGGTTTAAGCCGCGCGGCTCAGATATCGTCGAACGGCGTGAACTTGATCGCAGTGCCTTCCGCGGGCGCCGGGTCGGTGGAGCACGGCTCCTCGTCGAACGCAATATCGCCGGCCGGATCGGCCACGCCCGTCGCGCGCAGGTCCGCGAAGTTGAACAGGTTCGCGTCCATGAGGTGCGAGGGTACGACGTTGCCGAGCGCGTTGAACATGTTCTCCACGCGGCCCGGGAAACGCTTGTCCCACTCGCGGATCAGCGCCTTCATCTCCGCGCGCTTCAGGTTCGGCTGGCTGCCGCACAGGTTGCACGGAATGATCGGGAATTCGCGCAGCACGGCGTACTTCTCGAGATCGGTTTCCTTCACGTACGCGAGCGGCCGGATCACGACGTTCTTGCCGTCGTCCGACTGCAGCTTGGGCGGCATGCCCTTCAGCTTGCCGCCATAGAACAGGTTCAGCAGCAGCGTCTGCAGAATGTCGTCGCGATGATGGCCGAGCGCGATCTTGGTCGCGCCGAGTTCGCCCGCCACGCGGTACAGAATGCCCCGGCGCAGGCGCGAGCACAGCGAGCACGTCGTCTTGCCCTCGGGCACGAGACGCTTGACGATGCTGTACGTGTCCTGGTTCTCGATGTGGTACGGCACGCCCACCTTGTCGAGGTACTCGGGCAGCACATGCTCCGGAAAGCCCGGCTGCTTCTGGTCGAGGTTCACCGCGACGATGTCGAAGTCGATCGGCGCGCGCTCACGCAGGCGCAGCAGCACGTCGAGCATCGCGTAGCTGTCCTTGCCGCCCGACAGGCAGACCATGACCTTGTCGCCGTTCTCGATCATGTTGTAGTCGCCGATCGCCTGGCCGACCTGACGCACGATGCGCTTGAACAGCTTGTTGTTTTCGTAGGCTTCCTTCTGTTCGCGGCGCGTGAGCACCTGGCGGCCCGTCTCTTCGGTCGCGGCGTCCTCGCCGACGGGGAGCGTTTCGGGGGCGTTCATGAATCAGTCCTCTTTGATGCGAAAGACCTCGACGCCCACCGCGTCGCAGTCAGGATAAACGTCGGGCTTCTCCGTCGAGACGCGCACCGCGCGCACGAGTTCGTGCGAGAGCAGCGCCGCTGCGAGATCGTCGCAGAGCGTCTCCTGCAGATGGATATGGCCACGGCCCACACGTTCGGCAACGGTCGAGCGCATGAAGTCGTAATCGACGACTTCGCGCAGCTTGTCCTCATGCGGCGTGGTCGAAGCGAGCGGCACGAACAGATCGACATTGATGACGACGCGCTGTTCGCCGCGCTTCTCGAAGTCATGCACGCCAATGTTGATGTGCACTTCGTAGTCGCGCAGAAAAAGCCGGCGGCAATCGGCGAGCCGCGGGTGAAGCAAAACGGTGGACATGTAGGTTCCAGTCGATAAAAGCGTGCGTTCTTTCGCACGTATGCCGGCGCAGCGCGCCCGGCGGGTCGTTCAGCCGGTCTGCAAAACCGCTCGTGCGCGGCGGCTTGCGTTCCTTTGTCTTCGCCAGCGCCACTGGCTCGCAGTCCTGCGCGCAGCGGGCTATGCATTTAGTTGCAAATCTTGATGCAACCAACGTTCGGGCTTTAGCCGCCCGTCAAAAACATCACGTCGCGCGGCAGCGGCACGAGGTGCTGGCCGCCGTCCACGACGAGCGTCGTGCCCGTGACGCCCGAAGCCCGCGCGAGATACAGCGCAGCTTCCACGAGATCCGCGGGCCGCGACGCGCGCTTGAGCGGCGTGACCTGGTGCGCGGCCGCGAAGCTCTCCGGCGTCTGGTCGCCCGACTGCAGCGTGAGGCCGGGCGCGAGCCCCACCACGCGCACCTTCGGCGCGAGCGCCTGAGCGAGCGCGACGGTGGCGTTCTGCAACGCGGCCTTCGTCAGCGTGTACGACAGATAGTCGGGATTCATGTTGTACAGCTTTTGGTCGAGCACGTTGATCACACACGTGCGCAGCGTCTCGTCCTCCACCGCTGCCTCGGGCGTTGCCTCGTACAGCATGCGCGCCAATACGAGCGGCGCGCCCACGTTGATCGCCATGAGCTGCAGCAGCTTCGTGTAGCCCACATCCCGCGCGGTGTCCTCGTCGAAGCGCGACGCATTGTTGAGCACGCACGCAGGGCGGCCGAGCGCCGCGGCGCAGTCCGGCACGAGCCGCGCCACCTGGGCTTCGTTGCCGAGGTCGGCGTGCAGCGCCACGGCCCTGCGACCCAGCGCCGCGATTTGCGCGACGACTTCGTCGGCGGCCTCGCGCGACTCGCCGTAATGCACCGCGACGTCCCAGCCGCGCGCCGCAAAGCCGAGCGACAGCTCGCGGCCAATGCGGCGTGCTCCGCCCGTCACCAGCACGACGGGCGCCTGGGCGTCGGAATCGGGGCGCGATCCTTCGCCGGATGCGCTCATGTCGGCGTCAGCCGGGCGGATGCCGGGAGTTGCGCTCATTTACAATGCCGGGATGAATCCGAAAGCTCACGAACCCGATAGTTTACCTGTTCCCGAGCCGATCGCGCTCGCGCAGTCCGAGGCGCTCGCGGCCACGCTGCGCGCTGAGATCGCGGCCGCGGGCGGGTGGCTCCCGTTCGACCGCTACATGGAACGCGCGCTGTACGCGCCGGGACTCGGTTACTACAGCGGCGGAGCGCGCAAGTTCGGCCTCTTCGCCGACGACGGCAGCGACTTCGTGACCGCACCCGAACTTTCACCGCTGTTTGCCGCGACGCTCGCGCGCGCCGTGGGCGAAGCGCTCGCCGCCAGCGGCACGCGCCGCCTGATGGAATTCGGTGCGGGCACTGGCCGCCTCGCGGCGGGCGTGATGCTCGCACTCGACGCGGCAGATGTGCCGTTCGACTCCTATGCAATCGTCGATCTGTCGGGCGAGTTGCGTGAGCGCCAGCGCGAAACCATTGCGCGGCTCGCGCCGCCGCTACTCGATCGCGTGACGTGGCTCGACGCGCTGCCTGCGCAGTTCGAAGGCGTCGTGATCGGCAACGAAGTGCTTGACGCGATGCCGGTGCGCCTCTTCGCGCGCAAGGACGCGGTGTGGCACGAGCGCGGCGTGAGCGTAAGCGCAGAAGGCGCCCTCGCCTTCGCCGATCAGCCCGCGAATTCGGGACGCGACGCCAACTGGCCCGAGAGCGCGCTCGCGGTTGTGGACGGCAGCGAAGACTACGTGACCGAAACGCATGAAGCCGCGCTCGCGTTCACGCGCACCGTTTGCGCGATGCTCCAGCGCGGCGCGGCGTTCTTCATCGACTATGGATTTCCGCGCCACGAGTACTACCATGCGCAGCGCGCGCAAGGCACGCTGATGTGCCACTACCGGCACCGTGCGCACGGCGACCCGTTCCTCTATCCCGGCTTGCAGGACATCACGGCGCACGTTGAATTCACGGGGATTGCCGAAGCGGGCGTCGAAGCAGGAGCGGATCTGCTTGGCTACGCCACGCAGGCGCGCTTTCTGATGAACGCGGGCATTACCGAAGTGCTTGGCGAAATCGATCCGCGCGACCCGCAGCGCTTCCTGCCCGCCGCGAACGCGGTGCAGAAACTCGTTTCCGAAGCGGAGATGGGCGAGTTGTTCAAGGTGATCGCGTTTTCGCGCGGCATCGACGAAACCATCGCGGCGTTCGCGCGCGGCGACCGCAGCCACACACTCTGACGCTCACGCCACGCGACCATGATCCGCTGGTTCCTCACCACCTTCATCGCTGTCGCGATTCTCTCCAGCGCGCAGCCGTGGCTCAAAAAGCTCGGCATCGGGCGGCTGCCAGGCGACGTCACGCTGCGCATTTTCGGCCGCGAGTATCCGCTGCCGTTCATGTCGACGCTCGTGCTTTCGATGGCGCTCTCGTTTCTCGTGCGCGTGCTCTGAGCGAGCGCGCTCAACTCGCTCGAGCCGTAGTGAGCGCGCCCTCCACCGCCGCCACGCGTGCCTCGTGCACCGCTTCCTTGATCTTCTCGGCACCGCCACGCTCGATCGAGCGCGCAATCGCCCCCGCATCCACGCCGCGCGCGGCCACGAGCGCCACGCGCAAGCGTTCGGCCTGCGGATAAGGCGCGTTCTCCCAGTTCAGCCGCCCGCGCAAATCCGACTCGCAGGACTGCAGCGCCTCGGCAAAACGCGCCGGTTTGCGCAGCGCGTCGCAACGCTCGAGCATGCGCACGAGCGCCGCCGCTCCCATGTCCATCACGCGATGCACATTGCCATGCTCGCGCGCGACCAGCACCGCGAGTTCGCGGCAATCGTTCGGCACGCGCAGACGGTCGCAAAGCGGCTTGAGCAGATCGACGCTGCGCCCTTCGTGGCCAATGTGACGCGGCAGCACGTCTTCGGGCGTCGTGCCTTTGCCGAGATCGTGCATCAGCGCAGCGAAGCGCACCGGCAGCGTGTAACCCTGCGCGGCCGCATGGTCGATCACCATCATCACGTGCACACCCGTATCGATTTCCGGGTGATAGTCGGCGCGCTGCGGCACGCCCCATAGCGCGTCGAGCTCGGGCAGCACGCGCGCAAGCGCGCCGCAATCGCGCAGCACTGCGAACATGCGCGAGGGCTTCGCCTCCATGAGACCGCGGGCGATTTCCTGCCACACGCGTTCCGGCACGAGCGCATCGACTTCGCCCGAAGCGACCATTTCGCGCATGAGTTCGAGCGTCTCGGGCGCGACGGTGAAATCGGCGAAACGCGCGGCAAAGCGCGCGATACGAAGAATGCGCACGGGGTCTTCGAGAAACGCGTCGCTCACGTGGCGAAACACGCGGGCTTCGAGATCGCGCGCGCCGCCGAACGGATCGACGACATCGCCCGTCAGCATGCCGCCAGGCTGCACTTCCTGCGCCATTGCGTTGATCGTGAGGTCGCGCCGCGCGAGGTCTTCCTCGAGCGTCACGTCGGGCGCGTAGAAGAACTGGAAGCCGTGATAGCCCGCCGCCGTCTTGCGCTCGGTGCGCGCGAGCGCGTACTCCTCATGCGTTTCGGGATGCAGAAAGACCGGAAAGTCCTTGCCCACCGGACGATAACCCTGCGCGGCCATCTGCTCGGGCGTCGCACCGACCACGACATAGTCGCGGTCGCGCACGGGCAGCCCGAGCATCTCGTCGCGGATCGCGCCGCCTACAACGTAGATCTTCATTCGTCGTCGCGTTCGTCGTCGGCGACGATGTGCGTTTCGCGGCGCGCGGCTTCCACCCACTCGGCCACCTCGGGCAATGCGCTCACACGCTGCGCGTACGCCGCCGCTTCGGGCGAGAGCGTCGGCTGGTAGCTATTGAAGCGCATGACGACCGGCGCGTACATCGCGTCGGCAACGGTGAATTCGCCGAACAGGAACGGCCCGCCGCTCGCGGCCAGGCACTCGCGCCAGAGCGCGTCGATGCGTGCAACATCGGCGAGCGCGCCCGGCGTTGCACCGGCGCCGGGCTTGACCTTGCGGATGTTCATCGGCATGTGGTTGCGCACTTCGCCGAAGCCCGAATGCATCTCCGCACTTACGCTGCGCGCGCGGGCCCGTGCGTTCGCGTCACGCGGCCACAACGCGAGTTGCGGGAAACGCTCGGCAAGCGTCTCGGCAATCGCGAGCGAATCCCACACGGAAAAGCCGTCGTCGGAGACGAGGCACGGCACCTTGCCCGAGGCCGAGAACGCGAGGATCGAGGACTTGGTGCCCGGCTCGTCGAGCTCGATCAGCACTTCCTCGAACGCAATGCCGAAGTGCTTGAGCAGCACCCACGGGCGCATCGACCACGACGAATAGTTCTTGTCTCCGATTACGAGCTTCATTGTTCACATGACCGTAGTGAGTTGAAAGGGCGCCGGCTGGTCGTCCGCCTATTGGCTATCGACCGGCACTGGCGCGAAAGATGTTCAGCCGCGAGCGCAGCGAGGCGTCGGCGAGATAGAGCGGCGCGATCGTTTCGATGCTCGCCGGTTCGATATCGAGTTCGGGTGCGAGCGGCCCGGTGAGCACGCTGTCCACCTTCATCGAATCGAGATTATCGCGCGTGAGCACCGGCACGCCGGGCGCCATCTCGAACGACAGCGCCTGCAAGCGTCCAAACGCGTCGGGCAGCCGAACGATGCGTGCATGACGGCCCACCACTTCGCCGCAATAGTGCAGCAACTGCTCGAGCGTGTAGACCGTCGGGCCGCCGAGTTCGTAAGTGTGCCCGCTCGCGGCATCGAGATCGAGCACGTTGACGATCGCCTTTGACACATCGCCCACGAATACCGGCTGGAACTTCGCGTCGGGCATGGCGAGCGGAATCATTGGAAAGAGCCGCTGCAGCAGCGCAAAGCGGTTGAGGAACGTGTCTTCGGGACCGAACACGACCGAAGGCCGGAAGATCGTCGTGGCAAGCGCAGTGGCCGCGTGCACGGCTTTCTCGCCGTCGCCCTTCGAGCGCAGATACATGCTTGGCCCGCGCGGATCGGCGCCGAGCGCGCTGATGTGGATGAGGCGATGCACGCCCT belongs to Paraburkholderia flagellata and includes:
- a CDS encoding complex I NDUFA9 subunit family protein — translated: MRHQAIAVIGGSGFIGSHLVNALVEAGKDVRVATRRRYNARHLTLLPIDVVEADVSDPVALAAFVENADAVINLVGTLNGGRGDPYGPGFAKLHVDLPTKIVAACEGKGVHRLIHISALGADPRGPSMYLRSKGDGEKAVHAATALATTIFRPSVVFGPEDTFLNRFALLQRLFPMIPLAMPDAKFQPVFVGDVSKAIVNVLDLDAASGHTYELGGPTVYTLEQLLHYCGEVVGRHARIVRLPDAFGRLQALSFEMAPGVPVLTRDNLDSMKVDSVLTGPLAPELDIEPASIETIAPLYLADASLRSRLNIFRASAGR
- a CDS encoding glutathione S-transferase family protein, with the protein product MKLVIGDKNYSSWSMRPWVLLKHFGIAFEEVLIELDEPGTKSSILAFSASGKVPCLVSDDGFSVWDSLAIAETLAERFPQLALWPRDANARARARSVSAEMHSGFGEVRNHMPMNIRKVKPGAGATPGALADVARIDALWRECLAASGGPFLFGEFTVADAMYAPVVMRFNSYQPTLSPEAAAYAQRVSALPEVAEWVEAARRETHIVADDERDDE
- a CDS encoding SDR family oxidoreductase is translated as MSASGEGSRPDSDAQAPVVLVTGGARRIGRELSLGFAARGWDVAVHYGESREAADEVVAQIAALGRRAVALHADLGNEAQVARLVPDCAAALGRPACVLNNASRFDEDTARDVGYTKLLQLMAINVGAPLVLARMLYEATPEAAVEDETLRTCVINVLDQKLYNMNPDYLSYTLTKAALQNATVALAQALAPKVRVVGLAPGLTLQSGDQTPESFAAAHQVTPLKRASRPADLVEAALYLARASGVTGTTLVVDGGQHLVPLPRDVMFLTGG
- a CDS encoding SIR2 family NAD-dependent protein deacylase, with the translated sequence MANVAQSRQPGHSGRLPRLFVFSGAGLSAESGISTFRTGDGIWSNASIDEVCNYLTWRRNRPAVFRFYNQRISECGDARPNAAHQLLVKWQDVWGTERVHLVTQNIDDMLEQAGARQVTHLHGDMISLLCTDCDYRFPASGRALDPQAACPSCGQVEGVKPGVVFFNEAAPEYETLWRIQRNMTPDDVFIAVGTAFEVIPPERLLPPERCGHYARNFLVDPAPRRAECFGVVEAKPATVGLLDLEPTIERMMTGG
- a CDS encoding DUF2905 domain-containing protein, which translates into the protein MIRWFLTTFIAVAILSSAQPWLKKLGIGRLPGDVTLRIFGREYPLPFMSTLVLSMALSFLVRVL
- the glmU gene encoding bifunctional UDP-N-acetylglucosamine diphosphorylase/glucosamine-1-phosphate N-acetyltransferase GlmU, with translation MNIVILAAGMGKRMHSALPKVLHPLAGKPLLSHVIDTARTLSPTRLVVVVGHGGEAVREAVGAPDVQFALQAQQLGTGHALAQALPLLDANVPTLVLYGDVPLTRTSTLRRLVDTAGDNGYGILTVTLDDPTGYGRIVRDAAGKVERIVEQKDANEAQRKIAEINTGIIVTPTAPLAGWLSALRNDNAQGEYYLTDVVEAAIAAGHPAVTAQPDDEWETLGVNSKQQLAELERVHQRTVAEALLVAGVTLADPARIDVRGSLTCGRDVFIDVNCVFEGEVTLADNVSVGPNCVIRSASIGAGTRVDAYTHIENAVVGANAVLGPYARLRPGAKLADDVHVGNFVEVKNANIGLGSKANHLSYVGDADVGAGVNIGAGTITCNYDGANKHRTIIEDNVFVGSDTQLVAPVRVGRGVTIAAGTTVWKDVPEATLVLNEKTQIAKTGYVRPVKKKN
- the glmS gene encoding glutamine--fructose-6-phosphate transaminase (isomerizing) is translated as MCGIVGAVAQRNIVPVLIEGLRRLEYRGYDSCGVAVVTADGPQRVRSVARVAELDEQVREAHFEGVTGIAHTRWATHGAPTVNNAHPIFSRDTLAIVHNGIIENYESLREMLRAKGYEFVSQTDTEVIAHLIHSLYQGDLFTAVRAAVQQLAGAYAIGVVHKSQPHTVVGARAGSPLVVGYGKDENFIASDGLAIAGSAEHISYLEEGDVCEITLEGVRIADRAGSIVTREVRDVQAYGAYGGAVDLGPYRHYMQKEIFEQPRAISDTIPATDTFTPELFGDNAPEVFKGIDSILILACGTSYYAGLTAKYWLESVAKIRTDVEIASEYRYRESVPNPRALVVTISQSGETADTLAALKHAQSLGMAHTLAVCNVATSAMVRLTELKFLTHAGREIGVASTKAFTTQLVGLFILAVTLGKLRGHVNVEQEAAYLKLLRHLPAALNGVLALEPQIIAWAEEFARKENALFLGRGLHYPIALEGALKLKEISYIHAEAYPAGELKHGPLALVTEAMPVVTVAPNDALLEKLKSNMQEVRARGGQLYVFADADTHITSEDGIHVIRMPEHYGLLSPILHVVPLQLLAYHTACVRGTDVDKPRNLAKSVTVE
- the ttcA gene encoding tRNA 2-thiocytidine(32) synthetase TtcA, which encodes MNAPETLPVGEDAATEETGRQVLTRREQKEAYENNKLFKRIVRQVGQAIGDYNMIENGDKVMVCLSGGKDSYAMLDVLLRLRERAPIDFDIVAVNLDQKQPGFPEHVLPEYLDKVGVPYHIENQDTYSIVKRLVPEGKTTCSLCSRLRRGILYRVAGELGATKIALGHHRDDILQTLLLNLFYGGKLKGMPPKLQSDDGKNVVIRPLAYVKETDLEKYAVLREFPIIPCNLCGSQPNLKRAEMKALIREWDKRFPGRVENMFNALGNVVPSHLMDANLFNFADLRATGVADPAGDIAFDEEPCSTDPAPAEGTAIKFTPFDDI
- a CDS encoding dihydroneopterin aldolase; the encoded protein is MSTVLLHPRLADCRRLFLRDYEVHINIGVHDFEKRGEQRVVINVDLFVPLASTTPHEDKLREVVDYDFMRSTVAERVGRGHIHLQETLCDDLAAALLSHELVRAVRVSTEKPDVYPDCDAVGVEVFRIKED
- a CDS encoding multifunctional CCA addition/repair protein, which translates into the protein MKIYVVGGAIRDEMLGLPVRDRDYVVVGATPEQMAAQGYRPVGKDFPVFLHPETHEEYALARTERKTAAGYHGFQFFYAPDVTLEEDLARRDLTINAMAQEVQPGGMLTGDVVDPFGGARDLEARVFRHVSDAFLEDPVRILRIARFAARFADFTVAPETLELMREMVASGEVDALVPERVWQEIARGLMEAKPSRMFAVLRDCGALARVLPELDALWGVPQRADYHPEIDTGVHVMMVIDHAAAQGYTLPVRFAALMHDLGKGTTPEDVLPRHIGHEGRSVDLLKPLCDRLRVPNDCRELAVLVAREHGNVHRVMDMGAAALVRMLERCDALRKPARFAEALQSCESDLRGRLNWENAPYPQAERLRVALVAARGVDAGAIARSIERGGAEKIKEAVHEARVAAVEGALTTARAS
- a CDS encoding class I SAM-dependent methyltransferase translates to MNPKAHEPDSLPVPEPIALAQSEALAATLRAEIAAAGGWLPFDRYMERALYAPGLGYYSGGARKFGLFADDGSDFVTAPELSPLFAATLARAVGEALAASGTRRLMEFGAGTGRLAAGVMLALDAADVPFDSYAIVDLSGELRERQRETIARLAPPLLDRVTWLDALPAQFEGVVIGNEVLDAMPVRLFARKDAVWHERGVSVSAEGALAFADQPANSGRDANWPESALAVVDGSEDYVTETHEAALAFTRTVCAMLQRGAAFFIDYGFPRHEYYHAQRAQGTLMCHYRHRAHGDPFLYPGLQDITAHVEFTGIAEAGVEAGADLLGYATQARFLMNAGITEVLGEIDPRDPQRFLPAANAVQKLVSEAEMGELFKVIAFSRGIDETIAAFARGDRSHTL